One Massilia sp. 9096 genomic window carries:
- a CDS encoding DUF3667 domain-containing protein codes for MNTEALDHHVAPANCLNCGAAVSGHFCHECGQETVVHVASTREFMHEFIGHYVALEGKLWKSLGLLLFRPGRLTLEYIKGRRVRYVQPLRLYLTFSLIFFAVMKYGGHDNVQLDETKLPKAGVAGKPAATATHAPGAAKPKSADVAGMVHEDRRGEIAELIHEDKPGETNDVKTWVHEQLAPINSHAAHKADAFFDMPSQEKWDTGKAAFFSYAPYAIFFMMPFFALYLKVLYLGSGKRYGEHLLFALHTNGFAFLAMTLAMSIPDGMHLGLLTFVLQVWLLIYTPIAMRHVYGGGRILTGLRWIVLMMFHLITISLAVAAAVLFGIMH; via the coding sequence GTGAACACTGAAGCCCTGGATCACCATGTTGCCCCCGCCAACTGCTTGAACTGCGGCGCCGCGGTGTCCGGGCATTTTTGCCATGAATGCGGCCAGGAGACCGTCGTGCACGTCGCCAGCACGCGCGAGTTCATGCACGAATTCATCGGCCATTACGTTGCACTCGAAGGCAAGCTTTGGAAGTCGCTGGGCCTGCTTTTGTTCCGGCCAGGTCGCCTGACCCTCGAATACATCAAAGGCCGGCGCGTACGTTACGTGCAGCCCTTGCGTTTGTACCTGACCTTCAGCCTGATCTTTTTCGCGGTGATGAAATACGGCGGGCACGATAACGTGCAGCTGGACGAGACCAAGCTGCCGAAGGCGGGCGTTGCCGGGAAGCCGGCGGCAACGGCAACGCATGCGCCAGGCGCCGCAAAGCCGAAATCGGCCGATGTCGCGGGCATGGTCCACGAAGACCGGCGGGGCGAAATCGCCGAGCTGATCCATGAGGACAAGCCCGGCGAGACCAATGACGTCAAGACCTGGGTGCACGAACAACTTGCCCCCATCAACAGCCACGCCGCGCACAAGGCCGATGCCTTCTTCGACATGCCGTCGCAGGAAAAATGGGATACAGGAAAGGCGGCATTCTTCAGCTACGCGCCTTATGCGATCTTCTTCATGATGCCGTTTTTCGCGCTGTACCTGAAAGTGCTGTACCTGGGTTCCGGCAAGCGTTACGGCGAGCACCTCCTGTTCGCCCTGCATACGAATGGCTTCGCGTTCCTGGCCATGACCCTCGCGATGTCGATACCGGACGGCATGCACCTGGGCCTGCTCACTTTCGTGCTGCAAGTCTGGCTGCTGATCTACACGCCGATCGCAATGCGCCACGTGTATGGCGGCGGGCGGATCCTGACCGGGCTGCGCTGGATCGTCTTGATGATGTTCCACTTGATCACCATTTCGCTGGCGGTGGCGGCGGCCGTATTGTTCGGGATCATGCACTGA
- the dnaK gene encoding molecular chaperone DnaK, which yields MGRIIGIDLGTTNSCVAIMENGQPKVIENAEGARTTPSIIAYQEDGEILVGAPAKRQAVTNPKNTLFAVKRLIGRKFDEKEVQKDIGLMPYAIVKADNGDAWIGVRDKKLAAQQVSAEVLRKMKKTAEDYLGEEVTEAVITVPAYFNDSQRQATKDAGRIAGLDVKRIINEPTAAALAFGLDKTDKGDRKIAVYDLGGGTFDVSIIEIADVEGEKQFEVLSTNGDTFLGGEDFDQRVIDYIIDEFKKINGLDLSKDPIALQRIKASAERAKIELSSSQQTEINEPYIAMANGAPVHLNLKITRAKLEALVEELINKTIEPCRIAIKDAGVKVSDIDDIILVGGMTRMPKVQEKVKEFFGKDPRKDVNPDEAVAVGAAIQGSVLSGERKDLLLLDVTPLSLGIETLGGVMTKMIQKNTTIPTKFSQVFSTADDNQPAVTIKVYQGEREIAAGNKALGEFNLEGIPPAPRGTPQVEVTFDIDANGILHVGAKDKATGKENKITIKANSGLSEDEIQKMVKDAELNAEEDKKVKELAEARNQGDALVHSTRKSLTEYGDKLEADEKSKIEAAIADLEGSLKSGDKADIDAKVAALSTAAQKLGEKMYADMQGQQGGAAGAQAAGGQPGGEAPKQDDDVVDADFKEVKDAK from the coding sequence ATGGGCAGAATCATCGGTATCGACCTTGGCACCACCAACTCGTGCGTCGCGATCATGGAAAATGGTCAGCCCAAGGTCATCGAGAATGCCGAAGGCGCTCGTACTACGCCTTCGATCATCGCTTATCAGGAAGATGGCGAGATCCTGGTCGGCGCGCCTGCAAAGCGTCAGGCCGTCACCAACCCGAAGAACACCCTGTTCGCAGTCAAGCGCCTGATCGGCCGTAAATTCGACGAAAAAGAAGTCCAGAAGGACATCGGCCTGATGCCGTACGCGATCGTCAAGGCCGACAACGGCGACGCCTGGATCGGTGTGCGCGACAAGAAACTGGCGGCACAGCAGGTGTCGGCCGAAGTGCTGCGCAAGATGAAGAAGACCGCCGAAGACTACCTCGGCGAAGAAGTCACCGAAGCCGTGATCACCGTGCCGGCCTACTTCAACGACTCGCAGCGCCAGGCGACCAAGGACGCCGGCCGCATCGCCGGCCTGGACGTCAAGCGCATCATCAACGAGCCGACCGCGGCTGCGCTGGCATTCGGCCTGGACAAGACCGACAAGGGCGACCGCAAGATCGCCGTGTATGACCTCGGCGGCGGCACGTTCGACGTGTCGATCATCGAGATCGCCGACGTCGAAGGCGAGAAGCAGTTCGAAGTGCTGTCGACCAACGGCGACACCTTCCTGGGCGGCGAAGACTTCGACCAGCGCGTGATCGACTACATCATCGACGAGTTCAAGAAGATCAACGGCCTGGACCTGTCGAAGGACCCGATCGCCCTGCAGCGCATCAAGGCTTCGGCCGAGCGCGCGAAGATCGAGCTGTCGTCCTCGCAGCAGACCGAGATCAACGAGCCGTACATCGCCATGGCGAACGGCGCCCCGGTCCACCTGAACCTGAAGATCACCCGCGCCAAGCTGGAAGCGCTGGTCGAGGAACTGATCAACAAGACCATCGAGCCGTGCCGCATCGCCATCAAGGATGCCGGCGTGAAGGTTTCGGACATCGACGACATCATCCTGGTCGGCGGCATGACCCGTATGCCGAAGGTCCAGGAAAAAGTTAAGGAGTTCTTCGGCAAGGATCCGCGCAAGGACGTGAACCCGGACGAAGCCGTCGCCGTCGGCGCCGCGATCCAGGGCTCGGTCCTGTCGGGCGAGCGCAAGGACCTGCTGCTGCTGGACGTGACGCCGCTGTCGCTGGGTATCGAAACCCTGGGCGGCGTGATGACCAAGATGATCCAGAAGAACACCACGATCCCGACCAAGTTCTCGCAGGTGTTCTCGACCGCCGACGACAACCAGCCGGCCGTGACCATCAAGGTCTATCAGGGCGAGCGTGAAATCGCTGCCGGCAACAAGGCGCTGGGCGAGTTCAACCTCGAAGGCATTCCGCCGGCGCCGCGCGGCACGCCGCAGGTCGAAGTGACCTTCGACATCGACGCCAACGGCATCCTGCACGTGGGCGCGAAAGACAAGGCCACCGGTAAAGAAAACAAGATCACCATCAAGGCCAATTCGGGTCTGTCGGAAGACGAGATCCAGAAGATGGTGAAGGACGCCGAGCTGAACGCGGAAGAGGACAAGAAGGTCAAGGAACTGGCCGAAGCCCGCAACCAGGGCGACGCGCTGGTCCACTCGACCAGGAAATCCCTGACCGAGTACGGCGACAAGCTGGAAGCCGACGAGAAGTCGAAGATCGAAGCTGCGATCGCCGACCTGGAAGGTTCGCTGAAGTCGGGCGACAAGGCCGACATCGACGCCAAGGTGGCTGCACTGTCGACCGCCGCCCAGAAGCTGGGCGAGAAGATGTATGCCGACATGCAGGGCCAGCAAGGTGGTGCAGCGGGCGCGCAAGCGGCCGGCGGCCAGCCGGGCGGCGAAGCACCGAAGCAGGACGATGACGTCGTCGACGCCGACTTCAAGGAAGTCAAGGACGCCAAGTAA
- a CDS encoding OsmC family protein, whose amino-acid sequence MIKRKGSAVWSGGLKDGKGTVSTQSGVLNQSQYGFNTRFEDGPGTNPEELLGAAHAGCFTMALSAQLGEAGMTAEKLETTATVSLDKVEGGFAINAVHLDLVATIPGASEEAFQEAAHKAKEGCPVSKLFNANITLDAKLQA is encoded by the coding sequence ATGATCAAACGTAAGGGCAGCGCCGTCTGGAGCGGCGGTCTGAAAGATGGCAAAGGTACGGTCTCGACCCAGAGCGGCGTCCTGAACCAGTCGCAATACGGCTTCAACACCCGTTTCGAAGACGGCCCCGGCACCAACCCCGAGGAATTGCTGGGCGCGGCGCACGCCGGCTGCTTCACGATGGCGCTGTCGGCCCAGCTGGGCGAAGCCGGCATGACCGCCGAAAAGCTCGAGACCACGGCCACGGTCTCGCTCGACAAGGTCGAGGGCGGCTTCGCCATCAACGCCGTCCACCTGGACCTGGTCGCCACCATCCCGGGCGCCAGCGAAGAGGCATTCCAGGAAGCGGCGCACAAGGCCAAGGAAGGCTGCCCGGTGTCCAAGCTGTTCAACGCCAACATCACGCTGGACGCGAAACTGCAGGCCTGA
- a CDS encoding NAD kinase: MPATPEPQQTIALVVRHNTAGIEQPVQAIVDFLRVGGYRVVLEADTAEHVQVAGVDAMPVDDIGRLAKLAIVLGGDGTMLGVARQLARYKVPLIGINQGRLGFITDIPMDRVLPALAEILSGKSKAEERVLLEARVVRGGEQIHCSVAVNDVVVARGSGAGMAELKVTVDGAFMYNQRSDGLIISTPTGSTAYALSAGGPLLHPTLAGIVLVPIAPHALSNRPIVVPDSSEIVVEIINGRDISVNFDMQTFTSLQHGDQIVISRSPNTITFLHPEGWSYYNTLREKLHWNEYPSSEGKLK, from the coding sequence ATGCCCGCTACGCCTGAACCGCAACAAACCATCGCGCTGGTCGTGCGGCACAACACCGCCGGCATCGAACAGCCGGTGCAAGCCATCGTCGACTTTTTGCGCGTCGGCGGCTATCGCGTGGTGCTGGAAGCAGACACGGCGGAGCATGTGCAGGTGGCGGGCGTGGACGCGATGCCGGTCGACGATATCGGCCGCCTGGCCAAGCTCGCCATCGTGCTCGGCGGCGACGGCACGATGCTGGGCGTGGCGCGCCAGCTGGCCCGCTACAAAGTGCCGCTGATCGGCATCAACCAGGGGCGGCTGGGCTTCATCACCGACATCCCGATGGACCGCGTGCTGCCGGCGCTGGCCGAGATCCTCAGCGGCAAGTCCAAGGCCGAGGAGCGCGTGCTGCTCGAAGCGCGGGTGGTGCGCGGTGGCGAGCAGATCCATTGTTCGGTTGCGGTCAATGATGTCGTGGTGGCGCGTGGCAGCGGGGCCGGCATGGCCGAGCTCAAGGTGACAGTCGACGGCGCCTTCATGTATAACCAGCGTTCGGACGGCCTGATCATCTCCACGCCCACCGGTTCGACCGCGTACGCGCTGTCGGCAGGGGGGCCGCTGCTGCACCCGACACTGGCCGGCATCGTGCTGGTGCCGATCGCGCCGCATGCGTTGTCGAACCGTCCGATCGTCGTGCCCGACAGCAGCGAGATCGTGGTCGAGATCATCAACGGGCGCGATATCAGCGTGAACTTCGACATGCAGACGTTCACGAGCCTGCAGCACGGCGACCAGATCGTGATCTCGCGTTCGCCCAACACCATCACCTTCCTGCATCCGGAAGGCTGGAGCTACTACAACACGCTGCGCGAGAAGCTGCACTGGAACGAATACCCGTCCAGCGAAGGCAAGCTCAAGTAA
- the gloA gene encoding lactoylglutathione lyase — translation MRLLHTMLRVGDLQRSIDFYTKVLGMKLLRTSENPEYKYTLAFVGYGNNPDHAELELTYNWGTDKYEMGTAYGHIAISAEDIYKTCEQVRAAGGNITREPGPVKGGSTVIAFITDPDGYKVELIERADNEGGGGLSN, via the coding sequence ATGCGCCTCCTGCACACCATGTTACGCGTCGGCGACCTGCAACGCTCCATCGACTTCTACACCAAGGTGCTTGGCATGAAACTGCTGCGCACCAGCGAAAACCCGGAATACAAGTACACCCTGGCCTTCGTCGGCTACGGCAACAATCCGGATCACGCCGAACTCGAGCTGACCTACAACTGGGGTACCGACAAGTACGAGATGGGCACCGCCTACGGCCACATCGCGATCTCGGCCGAAGACATCTACAAGACCTGCGAGCAGGTGCGCGCCGCCGGCGGCAACATCACGCGCGAACCGGGTCCGGTCAAGGGCGGCAGCACCGTGATCGCCTTCATCACCGACCCGGATGGCTACAAGGTCGAGCTGATCGAGCGCGCCGACAACGAGGGCGGCGGCGGCCTGAGCAACTAA
- the ribB gene encoding 3,4-dihydroxy-2-butanone-4-phosphate synthase: MTTPSFTILSDDLEGRMAAAIEATRNGTPVILLDDFDRENEADLIVAAEKLTVESMALMIRECSGIVCLCLSDEKVRALELPPMAPENGSRYGTPFTVSIEAREGVTTGVSAQDRVTTIRTAIAADAKPHDLVRPGHVFPLRANPAGVLARAGHTEGSVDMAIMAGLAPAAVLCELMNEDGTMMRGEAIEAFARARGFTILTIAEMIEWRTRHEQKAA, encoded by the coding sequence ATGACCACCCCATCCTTTACCATTCTCAGCGACGACCTGGAAGGCCGCATGGCCGCCGCCATCGAAGCCACGCGCAACGGTACGCCAGTCATCCTGCTCGACGATTTCGATCGCGAGAACGAAGCCGACCTGATCGTCGCCGCCGAAAAACTCACCGTCGAGAGCATGGCCCTGATGATTCGCGAGTGCAGCGGCATCGTCTGCCTGTGCCTGTCCGACGAGAAAGTGCGCGCGCTCGAACTGCCGCCGATGGCGCCGGAGAACGGCAGCCGCTACGGCACGCCGTTCACCGTCTCGATCGAGGCGCGCGAAGGCGTCACCACCGGCGTCTCGGCCCAGGACCGCGTCACCACCATCCGCACCGCGATCGCCGCCGACGCCAAGCCGCACGACCTGGTGCGTCCGGGCCACGTGTTCCCGCTGCGCGCCAACCCGGCCGGCGTGCTGGCCAGAGCCGGCCACACCGAGGGTTCGGTCGATATGGCGATCATGGCCGGGCTGGCGCCGGCAGCCGTGCTGTGCGAACTGATGAACGAAGACGGCACCATGATGCGCGGCGAAGCCATCGAAGCCTTCGCGCGCGCGCGCGGGTTCACGATCCTGACCATCGCCGAGATGATCGAGTGGCGCACCCGCCATGAGCAGAAGGCTGCCTGA
- the dnaJ gene encoding molecular chaperone DnaJ gives MAKRDFYEILGVAKTASEDEIKKAYRKLAMKYHPDRNPDNKEAEEKFKEVKEAYEMLTNPEKREAYDRYGHAGVDPNGGMGGGGFGAGGFGDAFGDIFGDIFGGGARGGRNAGPQVYRGADLRYNLEITLEQAASGYDTTIRVPSWDKCDTCHGSGAKPGTQPVTCSTCHGHGQVRMQQGFFSIQQTCPKCHGSGKIIPEPCAACGGAGRIKRNKTLEVKIPAGIDNGMRIRSSGNGEPGTNGGPPGDLYVEIHIKPHQVFQREGDDLHCEMPISFAKAALGGEIEVPTLSGKVSFTIPEGTQTGKTFRLKGKGIKGVRSGYSGDLFCHVLVETPVKLTDKQKDLLRELERLTVDGGSKHSPQSKGWMDKVKDFFE, from the coding sequence ATGGCAAAGCGTGATTTTTACGAGATCCTCGGGGTCGCCAAGACCGCGTCGGAAGACGAGATCAAGAAGGCTTATCGCAAGCTTGCGATGAAGTACCATCCTGACCGCAACCCAGACAACAAGGAAGCGGAAGAGAAGTTCAAGGAGGTCAAGGAAGCCTACGAGATGCTGACCAATCCGGAAAAGCGCGAAGCTTATGACCGTTACGGTCATGCTGGCGTCGATCCGAACGGCGGCATGGGCGGCGGCGGCTTCGGCGCCGGCGGCTTCGGCGATGCGTTCGGCGACATCTTCGGCGACATCTTTGGCGGGGGCGCGCGCGGCGGTCGCAATGCCGGTCCGCAGGTCTACCGCGGCGCCGACCTGCGCTACAACCTGGAAATTACGCTGGAACAGGCAGCGAGCGGCTACGACACCACCATCCGTGTGCCGAGCTGGGACAAGTGCGACACCTGCCACGGCAGCGGCGCCAAGCCGGGCACGCAGCCCGTCACCTGCTCGACCTGCCACGGCCACGGCCAGGTGCGCATGCAGCAGGGCTTCTTCTCGATCCAGCAGACTTGCCCGAAGTGCCACGGCAGCGGCAAGATCATCCCGGAACCGTGCGCAGCCTGCGGCGGGGCCGGACGCATTAAGCGCAACAAGACGCTCGAAGTCAAGATCCCGGCGGGTATCGACAACGGCATGCGCATCCGCTCCTCGGGCAACGGCGAGCCGGGCACGAACGGCGGGCCGCCGGGCGACCTGTACGTCGAGATCCACATCAAGCCGCACCAGGTGTTCCAGCGCGAAGGCGACGACCTGCATTGCGAAATGCCGATCTCTTTCGCCAAGGCGGCGTTGGGCGGCGAGATCGAAGTGCCGACCCTGTCGGGCAAAGTGTCCTTCACGATTCCTGAAGGCACCCAGACCGGCAAGACCTTCCGCCTGAAGGGCAAGGGCATCAAGGGCGTGCGCTCGGGTTACTCCGGCGACCTGTTCTGCCACGTGCTGGTCGAGACCCCGGTGAAGCTGACCGACAAGCAGAAGGACCTGCTGCGCGAGCTCGAACGCCTGACGGTGGACGGGGGTTCGAAGCACAGCCCGCAAAGCAAGGGCTGGATGGATAAAGTGAAGGACTTCTTCGAGTAA
- the grpE gene encoding nucleotide exchange factor GrpE encodes MQDQENQEMGNQPEAEAAANAAPAAGTAEPSLEEQLSATEAKLAEMHDAFMRAKADAENIRRRAQEDVSKAHKFAIESFAEAMVPVRDSLEMALKVEAPTVESIKEGVEMTLKQLTAAFEKNRLVEVMPQPGDKLDPNKHQAVAVVPSEHEANTVVAVLQKGYMMADRLLRPAIVTAAAPK; translated from the coding sequence ATGCAAGACCAAGAAAACCAAGAGATGGGCAACCAGCCTGAAGCCGAAGCAGCGGCCAACGCCGCGCCGGCCGCCGGAACCGCCGAGCCCAGCCTCGAAGAACAGCTGAGCGCCACCGAAGCCAAGCTGGCCGAGATGCACGACGCCTTCATGCGCGCCAAAGCCGACGCTGAAAATATCCGTCGCCGCGCCCAGGAAGACGTAAGCAAGGCCCATAAATTCGCGATCGAAAGCTTTGCCGAGGCCATGGTGCCGGTACGCGACAGCCTCGAGATGGCGCTGAAAGTCGAAGCCCCGACGGTCGAATCGATCAAGGAAGGCGTCGAGATGACTCTCAAGCAGCTCACCGCCGCGTTCGAGAAGAACCGCCTGGTCGAAGTGATGCCGCAGCCGGGCGACAAGCTCGACCCGAACAAGCATCAGGCCGTGGCCGTGGTGCCGTCGGAGCACGAAGCCAACACCGTGGTGGCCGTCCTGCAAAAAGGGTACATGATGGCCGATCGCCTGCTGCGCCCGGCCATCGTCACCGCCGCTGCGCCCAAGTAA
- the hemH gene encoding ferrochelatase, protein MAFKKEPTHQHGTIPKSAIVLVNLGTPDAPTRPAVRRYLKEFLSDPRVVEIPRAVWSVILNLMILPFRSGQSADKYRTIWTREGSPLRLYTERQAAALQALLAARGHQNLEVAMAMRYGSPALPDVLDGLKARGCERILLLPAYPQYSGTTTASIWDAVFEHYRKVRNIPELRLIKHYHDHPAYIEALAQSVETYWAEHGRGDKLVMSFHGVPKRTLQLGDPYHCECQKTGRLLATRLGLSRDQYLVTFQSRFGRAEWLQPYTAPTVQELARQGVRRIDVMCPGFTSDCLETLEEINMEVRHDFEVNGGQDYHYIPCLNDNPAWVSAMVEIAGQHLHGWPTQLSQAQQDAQRADAEVARVHAAQLGAQA, encoded by the coding sequence ATGGCCTTCAAAAAAGAACCGACTCATCAGCACGGCACGATCCCGAAAAGCGCGATCGTGCTGGTCAACCTCGGCACGCCCGATGCGCCGACCCGCCCGGCCGTGCGGCGCTACCTGAAAGAATTCCTGTCCGACCCGCGCGTGGTCGAGATCCCGCGCGCCGTCTGGAGCGTGATCCTGAACCTCATGATCCTGCCGTTCCGCTCGGGCCAGTCGGCCGACAAGTACCGCACCATCTGGACGCGCGAAGGCTCGCCGCTGCGCCTCTACACCGAGCGCCAGGCGGCCGCGCTGCAGGCGCTGCTGGCGGCGCGCGGCCACCAGAACCTGGAAGTGGCGATGGCGATGCGCTACGGGTCGCCGGCGCTGCCCGACGTGCTGGACGGCTTGAAAGCGCGCGGCTGCGAGCGCATCCTGCTGCTGCCGGCCTATCCCCAGTACTCGGGCACGACCACGGCCTCGATCTGGGACGCCGTGTTCGAGCACTATCGCAAGGTGCGCAACATCCCCGAGCTGCGCCTGATCAAGCACTATCACGACCATCCAGCCTACATCGAGGCGCTGGCGCAATCGGTCGAAACCTATTGGGCCGAGCACGGGCGCGGCGACAAGCTGGTGATGAGTTTTCACGGCGTGCCCAAGCGTACGCTCCAGCTTGGCGATCCCTACCATTGCGAATGCCAGAAGACCGGACGCCTGCTGGCCACGCGCCTGGGTTTGAGCCGCGATCAATATTTGGTGACCTTCCAGTCGCGCTTCGGCCGCGCCGAGTGGCTCCAGCCCTACACGGCCCCGACCGTGCAAGAGCTGGCCAGGCAAGGTGTGCGCCGCATCGACGTGATGTGCCCGGGTTTCACCAGCGATTGCCTGGAAACGCTGGAAGAGATCAATATGGAAGTGCGCCATGACTTCGAGGTCAATGGCGGCCAGGACTATCACTACATTCCCTGCCTGAACGACAATCCGGCCTGGGTCTCTGCCATGGTCGAGATCGCTGGCCAGCATTTGCACGGCTGGCCGACCCAGCTCAGCCAGGCCCAGCAGGATGCGCAACGCGCCGACGCCGAGGTCGCACGCGTGCATGCGGCGCAACTCGGCGCACAGGCCTGA
- the recN gene encoding DNA repair protein RecN — MLRTLTIRDFVIVDTIELEFSNGFTVFTGETGAGKSILIDALQLALGGRGEASMVREGAAKADISADFALTPAASRWLQQHEFELEDGGALLRRVIDNAGRSKAYINGSAATAGQLRELGELLVDIHGQHAHQSLLKQDAQRALLDNQVAVRDAAAVLQVQEVAGTYKAWRALARQREEFETNAKNVLLERERLEWQVGELDKLAAKPGEWVEISNEHSRLSHAASLLEGAQEALNAISESEQPILSQLSSMNQKLAKLADVDAGLQNVLDCMEPARIQLQEAVYALNDYIDKVELDPERLAQVDARMDAIHSTARKFRVTPEELPDEHATLKAKLRQLADASDVEGLRRQEEKARSVYMDAAKKLSATRNAAAQRLSSQVSEAMQELSMSGGRFVVALNPCEPAVYGLEQVEFLVAGHAGVAARPLAKVASGGELARISLAISVITANATTVPTLIFDEVDTGIGGGVAEVVGRLLKRLGQSRQVLCVTHLPQVASQANQHFQVAKGTTDAGKTVSRIDVLDTKARVEEVARMLGGIEITETTRKHARELLAS, encoded by the coding sequence ATGTTGCGCACATTGACCATCCGCGACTTCGTCATCGTCGATACGATCGAGCTCGAGTTCTCGAATGGCTTCACGGTATTCACCGGCGAGACCGGCGCCGGCAAGTCGATCCTGATCGATGCGCTGCAGCTGGCGCTCGGGGGGCGCGGGGAGGCGAGCATGGTGCGCGAAGGCGCGGCCAAGGCCGACATCAGCGCCGATTTCGCCCTCACGCCCGCGGCCTCGCGCTGGCTCCAGCAGCACGAGTTCGAGCTCGAGGATGGCGGCGCGCTGCTGCGCCGCGTGATCGACAACGCCGGTCGTTCCAAGGCTTACATCAACGGCAGCGCCGCCACCGCCGGCCAGCTGCGCGAGCTGGGCGAGCTGCTGGTCGACATCCACGGCCAGCATGCGCACCAGTCGCTGCTCAAGCAGGACGCCCAGCGCGCGCTGCTCGACAACCAGGTCGCGGTGCGCGACGCCGCGGCCGTGCTGCAGGTGCAGGAAGTGGCCGGCACCTACAAAGCCTGGCGCGCGCTGGCGCGCCAGCGCGAGGAATTCGAGACCAACGCCAAGAACGTGCTGCTGGAACGCGAGCGCCTCGAATGGCAGGTCGGCGAACTCGACAAACTGGCCGCGAAGCCCGGCGAATGGGTGGAGATCAGCAACGAGCACAGCCGCCTGTCGCACGCCGCCAGCCTGCTCGAAGGCGCGCAGGAAGCCCTCAACGCGATCTCGGAATCCGAACAGCCGATCCTGTCGCAGCTGTCCTCGATGAACCAGAAGCTGGCCAAGCTGGCCGACGTCGATGCCGGCCTGCAGAACGTGCTCGACTGCATGGAGCCGGCGCGCATCCAGCTGCAGGAGGCCGTGTATGCCCTGAACGACTACATCGACAAGGTCGAGCTCGATCCCGAGCGCCTGGCGCAAGTCGACGCGCGCATGGATGCGATCCACAGCACGGCCCGCAAGTTCCGCGTCACGCCCGAGGAGCTGCCGGACGAGCACGCCACCCTGAAGGCCAAGCTGCGCCAGCTGGCCGACGCCAGCGACGTCGAAGGCTTGCGCCGCCAGGAGGAAAAAGCCAGGTCGGTGTACATGGACGCGGCCAAAAAGCTGAGCGCGACCCGCAACGCGGCGGCCCAGCGCCTGTCGAGCCAGGTGTCGGAAGCGATGCAGGAACTGTCGATGAGCGGCGGACGCTTCGTGGTCGCGCTCAATCCGTGCGAGCCGGCCGTGTATGGCCTGGAGCAGGTCGAGTTCCTGGTTGCCGGTCACGCCGGCGTGGCGGCGCGTCCGCTGGCGAAGGTCGCCTCGGGCGGCGAGCTGGCGCGCATCTCGCTGGCGATTTCCGTGATCACGGCCAATGCGACCACGGTGCCGACGCTGATCTTCGACGAGGTCGACACCGGCATCGGCGGCGGCGTCGCCGAGGTGGTGGGGCGCCTGCTCAAGCGCCTCGGCCAGAGCCGCCAGGTGCTGTGCGTGACCCACCTGCCGCAGGTCGCGAGCCAGGCCAACCAGCACTTCCAGGTAGCCAAGGGCACGACCGATGCCGGCAAGACCGTCTCGCGCATCGATGTGCTCGACACCAAGGCGCGCGTGGAGGAAGTCGCGCGTATGCTGGGCGGTATCGAGATCACCGAAACCACGCGCAAGCACGCGCGCGAGCTGCTGGCGTCCTGA
- a CDS encoding IS1595 family transposase, producing MQRPTFSEFFTLLSGATLSSSELAQLRAWIAGIRDPSECLALVEAAAAGRPCPHCSGVRLHRCGRASGLQRFRCLGCDRSFNALTGTPLARLRKRERWLPYLQCMLESRTVRQAARDTGVHRTTSFRWRHRFGPGAAHHRPSTLSAIVEADETYRLESQKGARQLTRPPRRRGGLASRRGINREHDCLLVVRDRNGLTLDFHTGRGPVTAAQLRSRLTPVLSPDVLLISDSAAAYACFAAETGITHAPVNLRAGRRARGAIHLQNVNGWHSRFKSWLMRFKGVASRYLANYSGWQRLLDAHELKTPAQWLCAAVRQAQSRQVQTST from the coding sequence ATGCAACGGCCCACCTTCAGCGAATTTTTCACCCTGCTTTCTGGCGCAACATTGTCCAGCAGCGAGCTGGCGCAATTGCGCGCCTGGATTGCCGGCATCCGCGACCCGTCCGAGTGCCTGGCACTGGTCGAAGCGGCCGCGGCAGGCCGGCCCTGTCCGCATTGCAGCGGTGTGCGGCTGCACCGCTGCGGCCGCGCCAGCGGCTTGCAACGGTTTCGCTGCCTCGGCTGTGACCGCTCTTTCAATGCCCTGACCGGCACGCCGCTGGCGCGGCTGCGCAAGCGCGAACGCTGGCTGCCTTATCTTCAGTGCATGCTCGAGTCGCGTACCGTACGCCAGGCCGCGCGCGACACCGGCGTGCACCGAACCACGAGTTTTCGCTGGCGCCACCGGTTCGGACCGGGGGCCGCGCACCATCGGCCGTCGACGTTGTCGGCGATCGTCGAAGCCGACGAGACCTATCGCCTCGAATCGCAAAAGGGCGCGCGCCAGTTGACGCGTCCGCCCAGGCGACGCGGCGGCCTGGCCAGCCGGCGCGGCATCAACCGCGAGCACGACTGCCTGCTGGTGGTGCGCGATCGCAACGGCCTGACGCTGGATTTTCATACCGGCCGCGGTCCCGTGACGGCAGCACAATTGCGCTCGCGCCTGACACCCGTGCTTTCTCCCGACGTGCTCTTGATCAGCGACAGCGCAGCGGCGTATGCCTGCTTCGCCGCCGAGACCGGGATCACGCACGCGCCCGTCAACCTGCGTGCGGGCCGGCGTGCACGCGGCGCGATCCATCTCCAGAACGTCAATGGCTGGCACAGCCGTTTCAAAAGCTGGCTAATGCGCTTCAAGGGTGTCGCCAGTCGCTACCTGGCGAACTATTCCGGCTGGCAGCGGTTACTCGATGCACATGAGTTGAAGACACCTGCGCAATGGCTGTGTGCTGCGGTACGTCAAGCTCAGTCGAGGCAGGTGCAAACGTCGACTTAA